The stretch of DNA agaaaaagaatgtgaaaaaaaGGTTCACTCTAGGGGTGAatctaattgtttttctttattgacTCTGTAAAGGTGGTTAGAAGAAGCACAGTTTTAATTTACATTAATACCTTTTAGAGTCCTTTCCTATCGTCAAGGATTCCTCACCAGAAGCGCAGACTTGTCTACGCcagagaaaatgacaaaaaccCATAAAATATCTCAACTCAACTAAATATTCTATtacaaagaaataaacaaacttATTGAGGTTTCTGAACAAAATACACCAAAATTACTAAGAAAATGTATTTGATCAATCAATACTCAAGAGTTTCAAGATTTCGTTGGTTGTACACAAATTTATTCATGAcatgtgggttttttttttttttttgacaaacaatcACTTTTATAAAACCCAATATTTACCCTTACTATTATAGTATTATCTAATATGATTACTTTGTGAATTGAAAAATAACAagtaataaactaaataaatgagGATTGAACGGATGCATGTAGCCACAGCTAGGAGGTAGGTATTGAGACAGCGACAAATGAAATGACAATGgtaaatccaataataatatatactcaTATACCTTTATTTAACTATAAAAAATCAAGCATAATTcatacaattattttatttgtatatatatatatatatatatacatatagctACAttggtattattttattttaactattatATAGATAATGAATCAATCAGCGCCTAACAATTGGGCACCTTAAATTGACAACCTCGAATGACACCTCCAGCATGTCTGCTTACGTGAGGATCCTTAGAGTTAATTAATGTACAGACACAGCTTTTTGAGTTCTCAAATTTCTTACAACATTCTCCGCGGTGTGGAGGTGCCCCTAGGCCTCCGTATATATGTGAAGCGACGCAATGTCTAACTTCAGGTTTGCATGCTTGAGGCATTGGCATCGTTGAACATTTGGTTGTATCAATACGACAAGAACGAAGTACAGCATTTGCAGCTCTGCTTTCCTTAGAATCATTGGACTTAAGGAATTTACACAAGCATGGTAATGATTTACTAAGTTTAACACAACATGGTGCGCCGTATTCAAGCTGGTACGTCACGCCTCCGTGTATAAACCCATAGATGCAATCTCTAACCTCTTCTTTGCATTCTTGTGGCAATTGCTTCTTGGGAATGACCGCAGGTGCGGCACCACGCCCACGCGCATACCCACCCCCACGCCTACCCCCACGCCCACCACCCCCAGCCGCACCCCTGCTGGCTACTTTAATCGGAGCCGGAAATGAAGACAATAGTATGATGAAGGCAATGAGAATCAATGGAATGATCTTCATGTCTAATGAATTTAGTTTAGCTAGTCAAGATGaatttgctttaatttatgaataatcTCTGCTTTATTTTGTAGGTCTGCCAATACTGGGAAATTGTGATTAATGGTTCCTACAAATCGTGGAAATATGGAAAGTGGGAATTGATTCCTACAAAGAAGGGACCATGGTAATTTCCTATGgctacctctctttctctctctcgttttggCTACCTATGTTTTTGGGTGA from Camelina sativa cultivar DH55 chromosome 9, Cs, whole genome shotgun sequence encodes:
- the LOC104715863 gene encoding uncharacterized protein LOC104715863, which produces MKIIPLILIAFIILLSSFPAPIKVASRGAAGGGGRGGRRGGGYARGRGAAPAVIPKKQLPQECKEEVRDCIYGFIHGGVTYQLEYGAPCCVKLSKSLPCLCKFLKSNDSKESRAANAVLRSCRIDTTKCSTMPMPQACKPEVRHCVASHIYGGLGAPPHRGECCKKFENSKSCVCTLINSKDPHVSRHAGGVIRGCQFKVPNC